Proteins encoded together in one Streptomyces sp. TLI_171 window:
- a CDS encoding RICIN domain-containing protein, protein MFSPPRRPLAALLAASTALLVGLALPAPATASPAAAAPAAAEATAAFSVQVGAPVGFSHPTDTPAAPYTDKDGTFYYQQSAALYGANDPRVWDFYTGTDFDTATRSSALSDAVNPANANDRNNDTTWRCNNSPTGLTSSSAPSGSSYAQRNYCDLSGVWIDPDTGDWYGLVHNEFTPQPFGDGLHFDAIDYAVSKDQGRTWSIKDHVITSPYSTTRGDTAAFPNQTYYYGDGDQRLLVDTASGYFYVFYGSRVVDKSGGWKAFYEHVARAPIAGKMAPGGWQKWYNGAWSEPGTGGRESNMVPVDSANTTGYTPAAGEYRPTTAGTSAQQIAAGQMAPTSPLFVMDVTYNAYLGLWVGEPQAVDQSGNAPQQYYVTDDLTTQKWRLAGDTGSYRTASWYRWFLDGANRTGSQIVGKTFRTYCSFGCSNGSSGEYVNVTLGSSAPAAPVDVSKTYRIGNGGGRVLAQVSGSSATTSLAAAGGSALESWAFAANGDGSYRIVNSATGQLLGVDATTKAGRAWGAKPTVTAAAQSGPGVGQQWFVLPAGGTVHLVNRYSGLDLALSADSSRPTETVPTRSWTNTTGNQVGGARTAAEQTLTLTPLGAAPELVAVTGPGNQSTTVGTAVSLQIGATDSAGKALTFTATGLPAGLAISSGGLITGTPTAVGAATVTVTASSGTATGATTFGWTVNSLLSGVHSVVAGSGKALDDPGHSTAQGTQMVTWTPNSGPNQRWTFTQQADGSYQLVNGESNLCLDVNGGSTAAGAQIIQWACTGGSNQRWTVTAGTGGYTVASQKSGLVLTAASAADGALVTQQADTGSSLQRWTIG, encoded by the coding sequence GTGTTCTCTCCGCCCCGCAGGCCACTCGCCGCGCTCCTCGCGGCCTCCACCGCCCTCCTCGTCGGCCTGGCCCTCCCGGCGCCCGCCACCGCGTCCCCGGCCGCCGCTGCCCCGGCCGCGGCCGAGGCGACCGCCGCCTTCTCGGTCCAGGTCGGCGCACCCGTCGGCTTCTCCCACCCGACGGACACCCCCGCCGCGCCGTACACCGACAAGGACGGCACCTTCTACTACCAGCAGTCCGCCGCGCTGTACGGCGCCAACGACCCCCGGGTCTGGGACTTCTACACCGGCACCGACTTCGACACCGCGACCAGGTCGTCCGCGCTCAGCGACGCCGTCAACCCCGCCAACGCCAACGACCGCAACAACGACACCACCTGGCGCTGCAACAACAGTCCGACCGGCCTGACCTCCAGCAGTGCGCCGAGCGGCTCGTCGTACGCCCAGCGCAACTACTGCGACCTGTCCGGGGTCTGGATCGACCCCGACACCGGCGACTGGTACGGCCTGGTGCACAACGAGTTCACCCCGCAGCCGTTCGGCGACGGGCTGCACTTCGACGCCATCGACTACGCGGTCTCCAAGGACCAGGGCCGGACCTGGTCCATCAAGGACCACGTGATCACCTCGCCCTACAGCACCACCCGCGGCGACACCGCGGCCTTCCCCAACCAGACCTACTACTACGGCGACGGCGACCAGCGCCTGCTGGTGGACACCGCCTCCGGGTACTTCTACGTGTTCTACGGCTCCCGGGTGGTCGACAAGTCCGGCGGCTGGAAGGCGTTCTACGAGCACGTCGCGCGCGCCCCGATCGCCGGCAAGATGGCGCCCGGCGGCTGGCAGAAGTGGTACAACGGCGCCTGGAGCGAGCCCGGCACCGGCGGCCGCGAGTCCAACATGGTCCCGGTCGACTCCGCGAACACCACCGGCTACACCCCGGCCGCCGGCGAGTACCGGCCGACCACGGCCGGCACCTCCGCCCAGCAGATCGCGGCCGGCCAGATGGCCCCGACCTCGCCGCTGTTCGTCATGGACGTCACCTACAACGCCTACCTCGGCCTGTGGGTCGGCGAGCCGCAGGCCGTCGACCAGAGCGGCAACGCCCCGCAGCAGTACTACGTCACCGACGACCTGACGACGCAGAAGTGGCGGCTGGCCGGCGACACCGGCAGCTACCGCACGGCGTCCTGGTACCGCTGGTTCCTCGACGGCGCCAACCGGACCGGTTCGCAGATCGTCGGCAAGACCTTCCGCACCTACTGCTCGTTCGGCTGCTCGAACGGGTCCTCCGGCGAGTACGTCAACGTCACCCTCGGCAGCTCCGCGCCGGCCGCCCCGGTCGACGTCTCCAAGACCTACCGGATCGGCAACGGCGGCGGGCGCGTCCTCGCCCAGGTCTCCGGCAGCTCCGCCACCACCTCGCTGGCCGCCGCCGGCGGCTCCGCCCTGGAGTCCTGGGCGTTCGCCGCCAACGGCGACGGCTCCTACCGGATCGTCAACTCCGCCACCGGGCAACTGCTGGGCGTGGACGCCACCACCAAGGCCGGGCGCGCCTGGGGCGCGAAGCCGACGGTGACCGCCGCCGCGCAGAGCGGGCCCGGCGTCGGACAGCAGTGGTTCGTCCTCCCGGCCGGCGGCACCGTCCACCTGGTCAACCGCTACAGCGGCCTGGACCTGGCGCTGTCCGCCGACAGCAGCCGGCCCACCGAGACCGTGCCCACTCGCAGTTGGACCAACACCACCGGGAACCAGGTCGGCGGCGCCCGCACCGCCGCCGAGCAGACCCTCACCCTCACGCCGCTCGGCGCGGCCCCGGAACTCGTCGCGGTCACCGGCCCCGGCAACCAGTCCACCACCGTCGGCACCGCCGTCTCGCTGCAGATCGGCGCGACCGACTCGGCCGGCAAGGCGCTCACCTTCACCGCCACCGGGCTGCCCGCCGGGCTGGCCATCAGCAGCGGCGGACTGATCACCGGCACCCCGACCGCCGTCGGCGCCGCCACCGTCACGGTGACCGCCTCCTCGGGCACCGCCACCGGCGCCACCACCTTCGGCTGGACCGTCAACTCGCTGCTCAGCGGCGTCCATTCGGTGGTGGCCGGCTCCGGCAAGGCGCTCGACGACCCCGGCCACTCCACCGCCCAGGGCACCCAGATGGTCACCTGGACGCCCAACAGCGGACCCAACCAGCGCTGGACCTTCACCCAGCAGGCCGACGGCAGCTACCAGCTGGTCAACGGCGAGTCGAACCTCTGCCTGGACGTCAACGGCGGCTCCACCGCCGCCGGCGCACAGATCATCCAGTGGGCCTGCACCGGCGGCAGCAACCAGCGCTGGACGGTCACCGCCGGAACCGGCGGCTACACCGTCGCCTCGCAGAAGAGCGGCCTGGTGCTGACCGCGGCCTCCGCCGCCGACGGCGCCCTGGTCACCCAGCAGGCCGACACCGGCTCCAGCCTCCAGCGGTGGACCATCGGCTGA
- a CDS encoding TIGR03557 family F420-dependent LLM class oxidoreductase encodes MRIGYTLMTEQRGPRDLVADAIGAERAGFDFAVISDHYFPWLDEQGHAPNAWAVLGAAAQATSRLPLMTYVTCPTFRYHPVVVAQQAATVQLLSGGRFRLGLGSGENLNEHVVGRGWPPVAVRQEMLAEAVEIIRALFAGGYVTRSGRHFQVAGAKLWDLPDPPPPIGVAVSGPVSCALAGRLADLAIAVEPERELLAAFEAAGGAGKPAVGQLPVCFDPDREAAVARAHQQFRWFGGGWKVNAELPGTAGFAAAGRFVRPEDVAETVPCGDRVDDFVAAVRPYLDAGFDELALIQVGGDSQPAFLHWAEQRLLPALRTL; translated from the coding sequence ATGCGCATCGGATACACGTTGATGACGGAACAGCGCGGCCCGCGGGACCTGGTCGCGGACGCAATCGGCGCGGAGCGGGCGGGCTTCGACTTCGCGGTGATCTCCGACCACTACTTCCCGTGGCTGGACGAACAGGGCCATGCCCCGAACGCCTGGGCGGTGCTCGGCGCGGCCGCGCAGGCCACCTCGCGGCTGCCGCTGATGACCTACGTGACCTGCCCGACCTTCCGCTACCACCCGGTGGTGGTGGCACAGCAAGCCGCCACCGTGCAGTTGCTCTCCGGCGGCCGGTTCCGGCTCGGGCTGGGCAGTGGCGAGAACCTCAACGAGCACGTGGTGGGCCGGGGCTGGCCACCGGTGGCGGTCCGGCAGGAGATGCTGGCGGAGGCCGTGGAGATCATCCGCGCGCTGTTCGCGGGCGGGTACGTCACCCGGTCCGGCCGCCACTTCCAGGTGGCCGGCGCCAAGCTCTGGGACCTGCCCGACCCTCCCCCGCCGATCGGAGTGGCCGTCTCGGGGCCGGTCTCCTGCGCGCTGGCCGGGCGGCTCGCCGACCTGGCGATCGCGGTCGAGCCGGAGCGCGAGCTGCTGGCGGCGTTCGAGGCGGCGGGCGGTGCGGGCAAGCCGGCGGTCGGCCAGCTCCCGGTCTGCTTCGACCCCGACCGGGAGGCCGCCGTCGCCCGCGCCCACCAGCAGTTCCGCTGGTTCGGCGGCGGCTGGAAGGTCAACGCCGAACTCCCCGGCACCGCCGGCTTCGCCGCCGCCGGCCGGTTCGTCCGCCCCGAGGACGTGGCCGAGACCGTCCCGTGCGGCGACCGGGTGGACGACTTCGTGGCCGCCGTCCGCCCCTACCTGGACGCCGGGTTCGACGAGCTCGCGCTGATCCAGGTCGGCGGCGACAGCCAGCCCGCCTTCCTGCACTGGGCCGAGCAGCGCCTGCTGCCCGCCCTCCGCACCCTGTGA
- a CDS encoding serine/threonine-protein kinase — MTIGGPGGRLIDGRFELLARLGGGGMGLVWRARDTLLQREVALKEVRPPDPAMLAADPAAAFELRERVLREAQALARLQHPNVVIIHHIVDNAELPHPWLVMELVSGGSLHDRILRGALPPQEAARIGRGVLSALRAAHAAGIQHRDVKPANVLIRADGTPVLTDFGIAALSETPSLTATGALIGSPEFIAPERIRGHEGNPASDLWSLGMMLYVAVEGHHPLRRASTIATLAAVLDEPLPPPLRCGPLGPTLTALLARDPAARPDADRLDRLFAAAEQGIDGTLGGGSPFSPTQTNDAFPYAATPTPTPVPPGGGHPYAPTQLNGALPYPTGPTDQVPGVGPRPARRRTGAVIAAAVAGTAAIGLLAWSLQNGMLDPGTRALGSGSTPQTVHSATGGAAPASAGATASATVGSSPKAVPTLAANKDLLTPDGARGLADAIRSATGSGTVIELRIYPEYAGADVVTKENPKHYDDVSYRGGKITSQPGGTITSQKPVDLSKIDWNQIPDVMEKAKTALGVPNPKSRYLLVDYGWFADEITIRYYLSDDYNGGGYVTAGATGKVLKVVKSG; from the coding sequence ATGACTATCGGGGGGCCGGGCGGCCGACTCATCGACGGCCGGTTCGAGTTGCTGGCGCGGCTCGGCGGCGGCGGGATGGGGCTGGTCTGGCGGGCCCGGGACACGCTGCTGCAGCGCGAGGTGGCGCTCAAGGAGGTCCGCCCGCCGGACCCGGCGATGCTCGCCGCCGACCCGGCCGCCGCGTTCGAGCTGCGCGAGCGGGTGCTGCGCGAGGCGCAGGCACTGGCCCGGCTCCAGCACCCCAACGTGGTGATCATCCACCACATCGTGGACAACGCCGAACTCCCGCACCCCTGGCTGGTGATGGAGCTGGTCAGCGGCGGCTCGCTGCACGACCGGATCCTGCGCGGCGCGCTCCCGCCGCAGGAGGCGGCCAGGATCGGCCGCGGCGTGCTCTCCGCGCTGCGCGCGGCGCACGCCGCCGGCATCCAGCACCGCGACGTGAAGCCCGCCAACGTGCTGATCCGCGCCGACGGCACCCCCGTGCTGACCGACTTCGGCATCGCCGCGCTCAGCGAGACGCCCAGCCTGACCGCGACCGGCGCGCTGATCGGCTCGCCCGAGTTCATCGCCCCCGAACGGATCCGCGGCCACGAGGGCAACCCCGCCTCCGACCTGTGGTCGCTCGGCATGATGCTGTACGTCGCCGTCGAGGGCCACCACCCGCTGCGCCGCGCCAGCACCATCGCCACCCTCGCCGCCGTCCTGGACGAGCCCCTCCCGCCGCCGCTGCGCTGCGGCCCGCTCGGCCCGACACTGACCGCGCTGCTGGCCCGCGACCCCGCCGCCCGGCCCGACGCCGACCGGCTCGACCGGCTGTTCGCCGCCGCCGAGCAGGGCATCGACGGCACCCTCGGCGGCGGCTCGCCGTTCTCGCCGACCCAGACCAACGACGCCTTCCCGTACGCCGCGACCCCGACGCCGACCCCGGTTCCGCCCGGCGGCGGCCACCCGTACGCGCCGACCCAGCTGAACGGCGCCCTCCCATACCCCACCGGCCCCACCGACCAGGTGCCGGGCGTCGGTCCCCGGCCGGCCCGGCGGCGCACCGGGGCGGTGATCGCCGCCGCCGTGGCCGGCACGGCGGCGATCGGGCTGCTGGCGTGGTCGCTGCAGAACGGGATGCTCGACCCGGGCACTCGGGCCCTCGGCAGCGGCTCCACCCCGCAGACCGTCCACTCCGCGACCGGCGGCGCCGCCCCGGCCTCCGCCGGCGCCACCGCGAGCGCCACCGTGGGGAGCAGCCCGAAGGCGGTGCCGACCCTCGCCGCCAACAAGGACCTGCTGACGCCGGACGGCGCCCGCGGGCTGGCGGACGCGATCCGCTCGGCCACCGGCAGCGGCACGGTCATCGAGCTGCGGATCTACCCGGAGTACGCCGGCGCCGACGTGGTGACCAAGGAGAACCCCAAGCACTACGACGACGTCAGCTACCGCGGCGGCAAGATCACCAGCCAGCCCGGCGGCACCATCACCAGCCAGAAGCCGGTCGACCTCAGCAAGATCGACTGGAACCAGATCCCCGACGTGATGGAGAAGGCGAAGACCGCGCTGGGCGTCCCCAACCCCAAGTCGCGGTACCTGCTGGTGGACTACGGCTGGTTCGCCGACGAGATCACCATCCGGTACTACCTGAGCGACGACTACAACGGCGGCGGCTACGTGACCGCGGGCGCCACCGGCAAGGTGCTCAAGGTCGTGAAGTCGGGCTGA
- a CDS encoding SHOCT domain-containing protein codes for MPGLLRGVARTAVVAGTATAVSNRVSRRQAGRWAQQENQQSYAQPGYAEPAPAAAPPPAAPSMDQKVEQLQQLAALKEQGILTDDEFAAQKARILGS; via the coding sequence ATGCCCGGACTGCTCCGCGGCGTCGCCCGCACGGCCGTCGTCGCAGGCACCGCCACCGCCGTCTCCAACCGCGTCTCCCGCCGCCAGGCCGGCCGCTGGGCCCAGCAGGAGAACCAGCAGAGCTACGCCCAGCCCGGCTACGCCGAGCCCGCCCCCGCGGCCGCCCCGCCGCCCGCTGCCCCGAGCATGGACCAGAAGGTCGAGCAGCTGCAGCAGCTCGCGGCCCTCAAGGAGCAGGGGATCCTCACCGACGACGAGTTCGCCGCTCAGAAGGCGCGGATCCTCGGCAGCTGA
- a CDS encoding DUF6325 family protein: MSNAPEDSDELGPIDYLVIAFPGSRLTGEGMPLLLDLVDRGIIRILDLTFLRKGDDGTVAAVELADLDGDGKLDLAVFEGASSGLVGDPDIDEVGALLEPGDSAAVLLYENRWAAPLAAALRRADARLVAGGRVPLQDLVEVLDAIDDLGATG; the protein is encoded by the coding sequence GTGAGCAACGCACCCGAAGACTCGGACGAACTGGGGCCGATCGACTACCTGGTGATCGCGTTCCCGGGAAGCAGGCTGACCGGTGAGGGCATGCCCCTGCTCCTCGACCTGGTCGACCGCGGCATCATCCGGATCCTCGACCTGACCTTCCTCCGCAAGGGCGACGACGGCACCGTGGCCGCCGTCGAACTCGCCGACCTCGACGGCGACGGCAAGCTCGACCTGGCCGTGTTCGAGGGCGCCTCCTCCGGCCTGGTCGGCGACCCCGACATCGACGAGGTCGGGGCGCTGCTCGAACCCGGCGACTCCGCCGCCGTCCTGCTGTACGAGAACCGCTGGGCCGCCCCGCTGGCCGCCGCCCTGCGCCGCGCCGACGCCCGGCTGGTCGCCGGCGGCCGCGTCCCGCTGCAGGACCTGGTCGAGGTGCTCGACGCGATCGACGACCTCGGCGCCACCGGCTGA
- a CDS encoding SpoIIE family protein phosphatase produces the protein MSALAVSERSDGAGRSARRLPVPLLLVVAATFYVTVPLMQGAATPVARAAFELTDGRLTAMKVLGTAATAVTLFAAGRATDVYGARPVLRVALGVFAAGLAAQALAFSAWWYLLGLAAVTVGVAAVFVVCLSSVAALTTPGRMTRALGGWLAAMALAFFAGANLVPHTPSATALRATAALAAVVVLALLPLAGRLPAAAAAAQPVRLDRLFLAGGAGVASAAVSALLVAPVWGWADPRTVALLAAGAVGLALTLHRYRSAGSGSRSAMVSLPLRVSSMALATGLAVGFTQVALTLAVPVLAARPGQGPVFVALVLSAFGLGGFVGALLVRQRRIAPLTGCSLGLPLAALGLVLFQVLPGAPVAALALGCAASALTGLGVMLAQVPQMSMFLAALPRARLGASAAFHPVSILIGTAAAQALPATSAVSTGAGPADARELLWVATAVVGAAALVAGLPVVALGVAVAAGGEYLLMVAVAGRGDAHRPGTIVAALAVGAVSGLVLWTRRQQAERLARSRASAAALQRAVLHPVPEQVGALRLAARYRPADVGCAVGGDFLEAVHTPYGTRILLGDVRGKGLEAVRTVTDLLGCFRSQAHETADLAELAARLDRQAARTAQARGDEELFATALLLQHAPDEDAVEVVNCGHLAPLQLGRAAPVTAQVPARLPLGYGAFGTGELTPVRLPLEPGGALLLHTDGLTEARNGTGEFYPLLERLTTRRLDGPEELVGFLERDVVDWADRLSDDMALIALTAAEIDCMSVSFHQSRVD, from the coding sequence ATGTCCGCCCTTGCCGTGTCCGAGCGGTCCGACGGAGCGGGCCGGTCCGCCCGGCGCCTGCCGGTCCCGCTGCTGCTGGTGGTGGCGGCGACGTTCTACGTCACCGTGCCGCTGATGCAGGGCGCCGCCACGCCGGTGGCGCGGGCGGCGTTCGAGCTGACCGACGGCCGGCTCACGGCGATGAAGGTGCTCGGCACGGCGGCGACCGCGGTGACCCTGTTCGCGGCAGGCCGGGCCACCGACGTGTACGGGGCGCGGCCGGTGCTGCGGGTCGCGTTGGGGGTGTTCGCGGCCGGGCTGGCCGCGCAGGCACTGGCGTTCTCCGCCTGGTGGTACCTGCTGGGCCTGGCGGCGGTGACGGTCGGGGTGGCGGCGGTGTTCGTGGTCTGCCTGTCCTCGGTGGCGGCGCTGACCACGCCGGGCCGGATGACCCGCGCGCTCGGCGGGTGGCTGGCGGCGATGGCGCTGGCGTTCTTCGCGGGCGCGAACCTGGTGCCGCACACCCCGTCCGCGACGGCGCTGCGGGCGACGGCCGCGCTGGCCGCCGTGGTGGTGCTGGCGCTGCTGCCGCTGGCCGGGCGGCTGCCCGCGGCCGCGGCGGCCGCACAACCGGTGCGCCTGGACCGGCTGTTCCTGGCCGGCGGGGCGGGGGTGGCCTCGGCGGCGGTCTCGGCGCTGCTGGTCGCGCCGGTGTGGGGGTGGGCGGACCCGCGGACGGTGGCGCTGCTGGCGGCCGGGGCGGTCGGGCTGGCACTGACCCTGCACCGGTACCGCTCGGCCGGGTCCGGGTCCCGGTCCGCGATGGTCTCGCTGCCCCTCCGGGTCTCCTCGATGGCGCTGGCGACCGGGCTGGCGGTCGGCTTCACCCAGGTCGCGCTGACGCTGGCGGTCCCGGTGCTGGCCGCCCGCCCGGGGCAGGGGCCGGTGTTCGTCGCGCTGGTGCTGTCCGCGTTCGGGCTGGGCGGGTTCGTCGGGGCACTGCTGGTGCGCCAGCGCCGGATCGCGCCGCTGACGGGCTGTTCGCTCGGGCTGCCGCTGGCCGCGCTCGGCCTGGTGCTGTTCCAGGTGCTGCCCGGGGCCCCGGTCGCGGCGCTGGCGCTCGGCTGCGCCGCCTCCGCGCTGACCGGGCTCGGGGTGATGCTGGCCCAGGTGCCGCAGATGTCGATGTTCCTGGCGGCGCTGCCGCGGGCCCGGCTGGGCGCGTCGGCGGCCTTCCACCCGGTGTCGATCCTGATCGGGACGGCCGCCGCGCAGGCGCTGCCCGCCACCTCGGCGGTCAGCACCGGCGCCGGGCCCGCGGACGCCCGCGAACTGCTGTGGGTGGCGACCGCGGTGGTCGGCGCGGCGGCGCTGGTCGCCGGGCTGCCGGTGGTGGCGCTGGGGGTGGCGGTCGCGGCGGGCGGCGAGTACCTGCTGATGGTCGCGGTCGCCGGGCGGGGGGACGCGCACCGGCCGGGCACGATCGTCGCCGCGCTGGCGGTGGGCGCGGTCAGCGGCCTGGTGCTGTGGACCCGCCGCCAGCAGGCGGAGCGGCTGGCCCGCAGCCGGGCCAGTGCGGCGGCGCTGCAGCGGGCGGTGCTGCACCCGGTGCCGGAGCAGGTGGGGGCGCTGCGGCTGGCCGCCCGGTACCGGCCGGCGGACGTCGGCTGTGCGGTCGGCGGCGACTTCCTGGAGGCGGTGCACACCCCGTACGGCACCCGGATCCTGCTCGGCGACGTGCGCGGCAAGGGCCTGGAGGCGGTGCGGACCGTCACCGACCTGCTGGGATGCTTCCGCTCGCAGGCGCATGAGACCGCCGATCTCGCCGAACTGGCGGCCCGGCTGGACCGGCAGGCCGCCCGGACGGCGCAGGCGCGCGGCGACGAGGAGCTGTTCGCCACCGCGCTGCTGCTCCAGCACGCCCCGGACGAGGACGCGGTGGAGGTGGTCAACTGCGGCCACCTGGCGCCGCTGCAGCTCGGCCGGGCGGCGCCCGTGACCGCCCAGGTGCCCGCCCGACTGCCGCTCGGCTACGGCGCGTTCGGCACCGGCGAGCTGACGCCCGTCCGGCTGCCGCTGGAGCCCGGCGGGGCGCTGCTGCTGCACACCGACGGCCTGACCGAGGCCCGCAACGGCACCGGCGAGTTCTACCCGCTGCTGGAGCGGCTCACCACCCGGCGGCTCGACGGCCCCGAGGAGCTGGTCGGGTTCCTGGAGCGCGACGTGGTCGACTGGGCGGACCGCCTCAGCGACGACATGGCGCTGATCGCCCTCACCGCCGCGGAAATTGATTGCATGTCAGTTTCGTTTCACCAAAGCCGAGTTGACTGA
- the lanKC gene encoding class III lanthionine synthetase LanKC, which translates to MDMRYEAYSYADPVFYDSPVAWAARDEFPELAEPVPAGWTRSLQEVWAGFRPDGPTLPDQGWKIHVSARLDTAQRVLDTVRPYCFEHRVAYKFLRGPALVQTQNAKYASRGSSGKFMTLYPVGDAQLERCLDDLDAALDGAPGPYVLSDLRWRRGPLYLRYGAFTEQFCRDEQGELVLAFREPSGRLRPDVRRAVFELPDWAPVPAVLADAVAGAGRSSVDDFPYTVERALHFSNAGGIYLARPAGGGEQVVLKEARPHAGLDQRGEDATTRLVREQRVLEALSGLDCVPRVLGDLTAWEHRFLVQEYVEGEGLHRWFGRRYPLVRPDADRAAVTAYREEALAVLAEVERGLRAIHARGIVFGDLHPRNLIVRPDGSVAFVDFELASPAAAFVRPALGAAGFAAPAGLTGFAVDEHALAALRLWAFLPLLPLTALHPAKDAALRRAARARFALTTAQLPDPVPAVPAAARPVPRPEAELAAVEDLFDGSPASWPRLRDGLVGAVTGAATPERPDRLFPGDPAQFTHDGLGLAYGAAGVLWALHTVGAEPDPAHLDWLVEAVRRQPCRPGLFVGAHGTAWVLDLLGRREAALELMDRLGKDDPEGYGTGLSSGLAGIGLAQLYFARATGDRALLAAAADSADRAVAALRQDPPSGPGARVGLLHGPTGTALLLLRMFGLRPDPALLDLARAALDQDLARCIVAEDGTLQVDDGSRVLPYLETGSAGIGAVADALLRHRPDPELADRLALIRAAAEPEFIVQPGLFNGRAGLIALLAAGGDRPDPRTADLIRRHVRRLAWHVLPRQDRPVFPGEQLLRLSMDLATGTAGVLTALAAVHDGTPPMPWWPAGPA; encoded by the coding sequence ATGGACATGCGCTACGAGGCGTATTCGTATGCAGATCCGGTCTTCTACGACTCGCCGGTCGCCTGGGCCGCCCGGGACGAGTTCCCGGAGCTCGCCGAGCCCGTGCCGGCCGGCTGGACCCGCAGCCTGCAGGAGGTGTGGGCGGGCTTCCGGCCGGACGGCCCGACGCTGCCCGACCAGGGATGGAAGATCCACGTGTCGGCCCGGCTGGACACCGCGCAGCGCGTCCTCGACACGGTGCGCCCGTACTGCTTCGAGCACCGGGTGGCATACAAGTTCCTGCGCGGCCCCGCGCTGGTGCAGACCCAGAACGCCAAGTACGCCTCGCGCGGCTCCAGCGGCAAGTTCATGACCCTGTACCCGGTCGGCGACGCGCAGTTGGAGCGATGTCTCGACGACCTGGACGCCGCGCTGGACGGTGCGCCGGGGCCGTACGTCCTCAGTGACCTGCGGTGGCGGCGCGGACCGCTGTACCTGCGCTACGGCGCGTTCACCGAGCAGTTCTGCCGCGACGAGCAGGGCGAGCTGGTGCTGGCGTTCCGCGAGCCGTCCGGCCGGCTGCGGCCCGATGTGCGGCGGGCGGTGTTCGAACTGCCGGACTGGGCGCCGGTTCCGGCCGTGCTGGCGGACGCGGTCGCCGGGGCCGGCCGCAGCAGCGTCGACGACTTCCCGTACACCGTGGAGCGCGCGCTGCACTTCTCCAACGCCGGGGGGATCTACCTGGCCCGGCCGGCCGGCGGCGGGGAGCAGGTGGTCCTGAAGGAGGCCCGGCCGCACGCGGGGCTCGACCAGCGCGGCGAGGACGCCACCACCCGGCTGGTGCGCGAGCAGCGGGTGCTGGAGGCGCTGTCCGGGCTGGACTGCGTGCCCCGGGTGCTGGGCGACCTGACGGCCTGGGAGCACCGGTTCCTGGTGCAGGAGTACGTCGAGGGCGAGGGCCTGCACCGCTGGTTCGGGCGGCGCTACCCGCTGGTCCGGCCGGACGCCGACCGGGCCGCGGTGACGGCCTACCGCGAGGAGGCCCTCGCCGTCCTCGCCGAGGTGGAGAGGGGCCTGCGGGCGATCCACGCGCGCGGCATCGTGTTCGGCGACCTCCACCCGCGCAACCTGATCGTCCGCCCGGACGGCTCGGTGGCCTTCGTCGACTTCGAACTCGCCTCCCCCGCCGCCGCGTTCGTGCGCCCCGCGCTGGGCGCGGCGGGGTTCGCCGCGCCGGCCGGACTGACCGGCTTCGCGGTCGACGAGCACGCCCTGGCGGCGCTGCGGTTGTGGGCGTTCCTGCCGCTGCTGCCGCTCACCGCGCTGCACCCGGCGAAGGACGCCGCGCTGCGGCGGGCCGCCCGGGCGCGGTTCGCCCTGACGACGGCTCAACTGCCGGACCCGGTCCCGGCCGTACCGGCGGCCGCCCGCCCCGTTCCCCGGCCCGAGGCCGAACTGGCGGCCGTGGAGGACCTGTTCGACGGGTCCCCGGCGAGCTGGCCGCGGCTGCGGGACGGCCTGGTCGGGGCGGTCACCGGCGCCGCCACGCCGGAGCGGCCCGACCGGCTGTTCCCCGGCGACCCGGCCCAGTTCACCCATGACGGCCTCGGCCTGGCCTACGGTGCGGCCGGCGTCCTGTGGGCCCTGCACACGGTGGGCGCGGAGCCGGACCCGGCGCACCTGGACTGGCTGGTCGAGGCGGTCCGGCGACAGCCCTGCCGGCCCGGCCTGTTCGTCGGGGCGCACGGCACCGCCTGGGTCCTCGACCTGCTGGGGCGCCGGGAGGCGGCGCTGGAGCTGATGGACCGGCTCGGCAAGGACGACCCGGAGGGCTACGGCACCGGCCTGTCCTCGGGCCTGGCGGGCATCGGACTGGCCCAGCTGTACTTCGCCCGGGCCACCGGCGACCGGGCGCTGCTCGCCGCGGCGGCCGACAGCGCCGACCGGGCGGTGGCCGCACTCCGCCAGGACCCGCCGAGCGGGCCCGGGGCCAGGGTCGGGCTGCTGCACGGGCCGACCGGCACCGCCCTGCTGCTGCTGCGCATGTTCGGCCTCCGGCCCGACCCGGCGCTGCTCGACCTGGCCCGGGCCGCGCTGGACCAGGACCTCGCACGCTGCATCGTCGCCGAGGACGGCACCCTGCAGGTCGACGACGGCAGCCGGGTCCTGCCCTACCTGGAGACCGGCAGCGCCGGGATCGGCGCCGTCGCCGACGCCCTGCTGCGGCACCGGCCCGATCCGGAGCTGGCCGACCGGCTGGCGCTGATCCGGGCCGCGGCGGAGCCCGAGTTCATCGTGCAGCCCGGCCTGTTCAACGGCCGGGCCGGGCTGATCGCCCTGCTGGCCGCCGGCGGCGACCGCCCGGACCCGCGCACCGCGGACCTGATCCGCCGCCACGTCCGGCGGCTGGCCTGGCACGTGCTGCCGCGTCAGGACCGCCCGGTGTTCCCCGGCGAGCAGCTGCTGCGCCTGTCGATGGACCTCGCCACCGGCACCGCCGGAGTGCTGACCGCCCTCGCCGCGGTCCACGACGGCACCCCGCCGATGCCGTGGTGGCCCGCCGGCCCCGCCTGA
- a CDS encoding SapB/AmfS family lanthipeptide, which yields MAILDLQALETPEETTEYRSVLSSLSAVNCTNSTVSTLLCL from the coding sequence ATGGCGATCCTGGACCTGCAGGCGCTGGAGACCCCGGAGGAGACCACCGAGTACCGCTCGGTCCTCAGCTCCCTGAGCGCGGTCAACTGCACCAACAGCACCGTGAGCACCCTGCTCTGCCTCTGA